From Pseudovibrio sp. Tun.PSC04-5.I4, a single genomic window includes:
- a CDS encoding 3-deoxy-7-phosphoheptulonate synthase class II gives MAEKWTPDSWRSKPIVQMPDYPDKEALADVESRLATYPPLVFAGEARKLKAQLADVAEGRGFLLQGGDCAESFAEHHADHIRDFFRAFLQMAVALTYGAQQPVVKVGRIAGQFAKPRSSNIEKIDGVELPSYRGDIVNDINFNAKSRVPDPHRQIMAYRQAAATLNLLRAFAQGGFANLDHVHQWMLGFVKDSPQAHRYQEMADRISDSVSFMRACGVDPDNTPQLRSTDFFTSHEALLLGYEQALTRIDSTTGECYATSGHMLWIGDRTRQLDHAHVEFFRGIKNPIGLKCGPSLAPDELIKLIDVLNPENEGGRLTLITRFGHDKVFDHLPAMVRAVEREGKKVVWSCDPMHGNTITANGYKTRPFERILKEVESFFAVHRAEGTHAGGVHVEMTGRNVTECTGGARELSAEQLGDRYHTHCDPRLNADQALELAFTIAENLRKESDDRVAVNS, from the coding sequence AGACGTTGAAAGTCGCCTCGCAACTTATCCGCCGCTCGTGTTTGCAGGTGAGGCGCGCAAGTTGAAAGCGCAGCTCGCTGATGTTGCCGAGGGGCGTGGATTCCTCTTGCAAGGTGGTGATTGTGCGGAAAGCTTTGCAGAGCACCACGCTGATCACATCCGCGACTTTTTTAGAGCGTTCCTGCAAATGGCTGTTGCTCTCACATATGGAGCTCAGCAGCCAGTTGTAAAAGTTGGCCGTATCGCAGGCCAGTTTGCAAAGCCTCGTTCTTCCAATATTGAGAAGATTGATGGCGTCGAGCTGCCAAGTTACCGCGGTGATATCGTCAACGATATCAACTTCAACGCTAAATCACGTGTTCCTGATCCACACCGTCAGATTATGGCATATCGTCAGGCTGCTGCAACGCTCAACCTTCTGCGCGCATTCGCGCAAGGTGGCTTTGCAAACCTTGACCATGTGCACCAGTGGATGCTGGGCTTCGTAAAAGATAGCCCGCAGGCGCACCGTTACCAGGAAATGGCTGATCGGATTTCCGACAGCGTGTCCTTCATGCGTGCATGTGGTGTCGATCCAGATAACACCCCCCAGCTGCGCTCAACTGATTTTTTCACCAGCCACGAAGCTCTGCTTCTGGGCTATGAACAAGCGCTGACCCGCATCGATTCCACCACTGGCGAATGTTACGCAACTTCAGGGCACATGCTTTGGATTGGTGATCGTACACGTCAGTTGGATCATGCCCACGTTGAGTTCTTCCGCGGTATTAAAAACCCGATTGGTCTCAAATGTGGTCCGTCTCTGGCACCAGATGAACTGATCAAGCTGATCGACGTTCTGAACCCGGAAAACGAAGGTGGACGTCTGACGCTGATTACACGTTTTGGTCATGACAAAGTATTTGACCATTTGCCAGCAATGGTGCGTGCAGTTGAACGCGAAGGTAAGAAGGTTGTTTGGTCATGTGATCCAATGCATGGCAACACCATTACCGCCAACGGCTACAAGACACGCCCGTTTGAGCGTATTCTGAAGGAAGTTGAATCCTTCTTTGCCGTTCATCGTGCAGAAGGTACACATGCCGGCGGTGTTCATGTTGAAATGACAGGTCGCAACGTGACCGAATGCACAGGTGGTGCACGCGAACTCTCAGCTGAGCAGCTGGGTGATCGTTACCACACCCATTGTGATCCGCGTTTGAACGCTGATCAAGCTCTGGAACTGGCATTCACAATTGCGGAAAATCTTCGCAAAGAGTCCGATGACCGGGTTGCTGTAAATAGCTGA
- a CDS encoding response regulator, whose protein sequence is MLQSASLLSGYSVLIVDDNNYMRSILRTMVSGFGVRSIFEAADGADAIAILLDRRPDIVLCDWIMHPIDGNDFLRILRQDQDTDIAKTPVIVITADSRRSVVVAARNAGVNYFLAKPVAPAMLYDRLKAIIMQGDEPIQARDMAQMPMGTRIQQHLDVMAKAKESGKLRKKNAE, encoded by the coding sequence TTGCTTCAGAGTGCTTCACTTCTATCAGGATATTCAGTTCTCATCGTTGATGATAACAATTACATGCGCTCGATCTTGAGAACGATGGTTTCAGGATTTGGGGTTAGGTCCATTTTTGAGGCAGCAGATGGTGCTGATGCGATTGCAATTTTGTTGGATCGCCGACCTGATATCGTTTTGTGCGACTGGATCATGCATCCTATTGATGGAAACGATTTTCTTCGTATCTTGCGGCAAGATCAGGATACCGACATTGCCAAGACCCCGGTCATTGTGATCACCGCAGACTCGCGCCGGTCGGTTGTCGTTGCTGCACGCAATGCGGGTGTAAATTACTTTCTCGCAAAACCAGTCGCCCCAGCCATGCTTTATGACCGACTAAAGGCAATCATCATGCAAGGGGATGAACCTATTCAGGCCAGGGATATGGCGCAAATGCCTATGGGGACACGCATCCAGCAGCATTTGGATGTCATGGCAAAGGCCAAGGAATCCGGGAAACTGCGCAAAAAGAACGCGGAGTGA